One part of the Anaeromyxobacter sp. Fw109-5 genome encodes these proteins:
- a CDS encoding Fic family protein, producing MARYETRSWPADPSAPGGRAERRAFRYQAFVPDPVAKLQLALPSSVAAAVSTAERAVDALNRDPPRLASLEVLARRLLRAESVASSRIEGLVLSQRRLARAEAEEPDARDETARSVLGNVVAMEHAVTLGTNAKPLRLRDVLDIHRHLMLATTTPEIAGKLRDRQNWIGGNAFNPGRADFVPPAPERVKDLMDDLVAFINRMDLPPVVQAAIAHAQFETIHPFADGNGRVGRALIHVVLRRRGLAPRYVPPVSLVLAADAKAYVGGLTAFRDDRAADWVRLFAEAIERAAAKASELALRLAALQEKWRERAGRPRRHSSAEALIVELPAHPIVTVATAQKFLGRSKQAVNEAIAVLAEKGVLHAITLAKRNRAWEARDLFDLINDFERELATPTDDDGPSRPAPPRKTTSRT from the coding sequence ATGGCTCGGTACGAGACTCGCTCCTGGCCCGCCGACCCGTCCGCCCCCGGCGGCCGCGCCGAGCGCCGCGCGTTCCGGTACCAGGCTTTCGTTCCGGACCCGGTCGCCAAGCTCCAACTCGCGCTTCCGTCGAGCGTCGCCGCCGCGGTCTCCACCGCCGAACGCGCCGTCGACGCCCTGAACCGCGACCCGCCCCGGCTGGCCAGCCTCGAGGTCCTCGCCCGGCGCCTCCTCCGCGCCGAGTCGGTCGCTTCGTCCCGGATCGAGGGCCTGGTCCTCTCCCAGCGCCGCCTCGCCCGCGCCGAGGCCGAGGAGCCCGATGCGCGCGACGAGACCGCCCGGTCCGTGCTCGGCAACGTCGTCGCCATGGAGCACGCGGTCACCCTCGGCACGAACGCGAAGCCGCTCCGGCTCAGGGACGTCCTCGACATCCACCGCCACCTGATGCTGGCGACGACCACGCCCGAGATCGCTGGCAAGCTCCGAGACCGCCAGAACTGGATCGGCGGGAATGCCTTCAACCCCGGCCGCGCCGACTTCGTCCCGCCCGCGCCCGAGCGGGTGAAGGACCTCATGGACGACCTGGTCGCGTTCATCAACCGGATGGACCTTCCGCCCGTGGTCCAGGCCGCCATCGCCCACGCGCAGTTCGAGACCATCCACCCTTTCGCCGACGGCAACGGTCGTGTCGGCCGCGCCCTCATCCACGTCGTCCTGCGCCGGCGAGGGCTCGCGCCCCGGTATGTCCCTCCCGTCAGCCTCGTCCTCGCTGCCGACGCGAAGGCGTATGTCGGCGGGCTGACCGCGTTCCGCGACGATCGCGCTGCCGACTGGGTTCGCTTGTTCGCGGAGGCGATCGAACGAGCCGCGGCGAAGGCGAGCGAGCTCGCGCTACGCCTTGCCGCGCTTCAAGAGAAGTGGCGAGAACGCGCAGGTCGCCCGCGCCGCCACTCCAGCGCCGAGGCCCTCATCGTCGAACTGCCGGCGCACCCGATCGTCACGGTCGCGACAGCGCAGAAGTTCCTCGGCCGCTCGAAGCAGGCCGTGAACGAGGCCATCGCGGTGCTGGCCGAGAAGGGTGTCCTCCACGCCATCACCCTCGCGAAACGAAACCGCGCCTGGGAGGCCCGCGACCTCTTCGACCTCATCAACGACTTCGAACGCGAGCTCGCCACACCGACCGACGACGACGGGCCTTCTCGTCCCGCTCCCCCCAGGAAGACGACTTCGAGGACCTGA
- a CDS encoding AlpA family transcriptional regulator, with protein MAETRVEQVAFGWAGEGTTDTAELPPEASPSTSPPLRGGYARGERVEGRASNRKVPARSSAESPRAEAPRVDALPPDNELWDVHAGVRFLKRSVSWVYHRAEDGTLPVKRIGGWRLRFIPAELRAWVEASGEPRRKVARGSKEYPMGSVYKRGRTGWLKYKDATGTLKPEATKAATKTEAKALLHEIERRVERQRLGPEPISLNPEGWTVGDLLQWWLDTYSHHSPSHEKNLGTVRRLILGAPLAEKPLQHVQPGDVEQLLQAMEGEVSARPSTTSASSWSARSTTRARRRCDRTTASIVRMRRCWRAVQARRLSR; from the coding sequence ATGGCCGAGACGCGCGTGGAGCAGGTGGCGTTCGGGTGGGCGGGGGAGGGGACGACCGACACCGCGGAGCTGCCGCCCGAGGCTAGCCCCTCGACTTCGCCGCCGCTGCGCGGCGGCTACGCTCGGGGCGAACGGGTGGAAGGTCGCGCCTCGAACCGGAAGGTGCCCGCTCGCAGTTCGGCAGAGTCACCGCGGGCGGAGGCGCCGCGGGTCGACGCGCTGCCGCCCGACAACGAGCTCTGGGACGTCCACGCGGGCGTGCGATTCCTGAAGCGCAGCGTGAGCTGGGTCTACCACCGCGCCGAGGACGGCACGCTGCCGGTGAAGCGCATCGGCGGTTGGCGGCTGCGATTCATCCCGGCGGAGCTGCGCGCCTGGGTCGAGGCGAGCGGCGAGCCGCGGCGAAAGGTGGCGAGGGGCAGCAAGGAGTATCCGATGGGCAGCGTCTACAAGCGTGGCCGGACTGGGTGGCTGAAGTACAAGGACGCGACCGGCACGTTGAAGCCGGAGGCGACGAAGGCGGCGACCAAGACGGAAGCGAAGGCGCTCCTCCACGAGATAGAGCGGCGCGTCGAGCGCCAGCGGCTCGGGCCCGAGCCGATCTCGCTCAACCCGGAGGGATGGACGGTCGGCGACCTCCTGCAGTGGTGGCTCGACACGTACAGCCACCACTCGCCGTCGCACGAGAAGAACCTCGGGACCGTTCGCCGCCTGATCCTCGGGGCGCCGCTCGCGGAGAAGCCGCTCCAGCACGTCCAGCCGGGCGACGTCGAGCAGCTCCTCCAGGCAATGGAGGGCGAGGTTTCGGCGAGACCATCAACCACGTCCGCCAGTTCCTGGTCGGCGCGTTCAACCACGCGCGCGAGGCGGCGCTGCGACAGGACGACGGCCTCGATCGTGAGGATGCGACGGTGTTGGCGCGCGGTGCAGGCGCGGCGCCTGTCGCGCTAG
- a CDS encoding SNF2-related protein, whose translation MAWKTGTKVIHRAQRGWGVGVIVQVAEEGRRLAVRFAGREGITVVSGRDSALVEVPADTPIEKAAAGGPLDALASGEQGAATAFALRTRVSRLEALRRADSLGALLSSRVHVLPHQVGAAGRILSDRLPRFVLADEVGLGKTVEAGLVFAGMRQLGIAERVLVVVPEHLAFQWLAELFHKFNALFSLLTPERIAALGGAEAALARSPHAIVSFEALRDDPDLADVAADIPFDLLVVDEAHHLAEDALHAAVAPLCRAAYGVLLLTATPVRLDPREYFRLLSLVEPVPSTTLDEFLARLEQHEAYAEVARTLLAGGSEAEALGALRALAPGDELFTREDPVPDRLTLLAHLADRYSLSARLIRNRRVKVGAFTSRVLRRKDVGEGEKRAALVELCARLAKGGEKVLVFGHDLELLRELQAGIGGEGLEALLYDDAPSLEGRDRLVARFRDPEGPMVLLSGESGGEGRNFQFACQLVCADLPESPLVLEQRIGRLDRLGQHRPVEIHLVVEPGEEAFLADLYEKEIGIFEEPVGGLDAVLASLPEELEALRRKRTDRTREAFRKDLAERVATARRAQHEGDPLLDIRSAALPDLARLVKGAFGRMGEEVPEGIEGPRVSGEAVEQSLVTLSRWLEEELEEVTTDVGQRIGMEVDTDQNVHPFEVAFTLGSGMRIEALPGMEMPEEPVTYLGSYWRETAVARDELQWFATGHKLVEALVGLVRDGDAGRSAALKREWAPRRGGLYVRFEPRLASSADLAPGARVASRQASRYLDLSPVSVLVELEPGHRHVAGGAQRVEDEIEGVQDAKVGPAPAALLQAAREAAEKEALEILARRREEAHELLAFHADYEEERLIESAFQGGAPRARIEAALLVLRQHREVVGRAIDKAKLELDAAAVVVP comes from the coding sequence ATGGCTTGGAAAACGGGCACCAAGGTGATCCACCGCGCCCAGCGCGGCTGGGGCGTGGGCGTGATCGTGCAGGTCGCCGAGGAGGGCCGGCGGCTGGCGGTCCGGTTCGCCGGTCGCGAAGGGATCACGGTCGTGTCTGGCCGCGACTCCGCCCTGGTCGAGGTCCCGGCCGACACCCCGATCGAGAAGGCGGCGGCCGGAGGGCCGCTCGACGCCCTCGCCTCGGGCGAGCAGGGGGCCGCCACCGCCTTCGCGCTGCGCACGCGCGTCTCCCGGCTGGAGGCGCTGCGGCGCGCGGACTCGCTCGGTGCGCTCCTCTCCTCGCGCGTCCACGTCCTCCCGCACCAGGTGGGCGCCGCGGGCCGCATCCTCTCCGATCGGCTGCCGCGCTTCGTCCTCGCCGACGAGGTCGGCCTCGGCAAGACGGTGGAGGCGGGCCTCGTCTTCGCCGGCATGCGCCAGCTCGGCATCGCCGAGCGCGTGCTCGTCGTCGTCCCCGAGCACCTCGCCTTCCAGTGGCTCGCGGAGCTCTTCCACAAGTTCAACGCGCTCTTCTCGCTCCTCACCCCCGAGCGCATCGCCGCGCTCGGAGGCGCCGAGGCCGCGCTCGCGCGGTCGCCGCACGCCATCGTCTCCTTCGAGGCGCTCCGCGACGACCCCGACCTCGCGGACGTCGCCGCCGACATCCCCTTCGACCTGCTCGTGGTGGACGAGGCGCATCACCTCGCCGAGGACGCGCTCCACGCCGCCGTCGCCCCGCTCTGCCGCGCCGCCTACGGCGTGCTGCTCCTCACCGCGACGCCGGTGCGCCTCGACCCGCGCGAGTACTTCCGCCTGCTCTCGCTCGTGGAGCCGGTGCCCTCCACCACGCTCGACGAGTTCCTCGCCCGGCTCGAGCAGCACGAGGCCTACGCCGAGGTGGCGCGCACGCTCCTCGCCGGCGGCTCCGAGGCGGAGGCGCTCGGGGCGCTGCGCGCGCTCGCGCCCGGCGACGAGCTCTTCACGCGAGAGGACCCGGTCCCCGACCGGCTCACGCTCCTCGCCCACCTCGCCGACCGCTACAGCCTCTCCGCCCGGCTCATCCGCAACCGCCGCGTGAAGGTCGGCGCGTTCACCTCGCGCGTGCTGCGCCGCAAGGACGTGGGGGAGGGGGAGAAGCGCGCCGCGCTCGTCGAGCTGTGCGCCCGGCTCGCGAAGGGCGGCGAGAAGGTGCTCGTGTTCGGCCACGACCTCGAGCTGCTCAGGGAGCTGCAGGCGGGCATCGGCGGCGAGGGGCTCGAGGCGCTGCTCTACGACGACGCGCCCTCGCTCGAGGGGCGCGACCGCCTCGTCGCGCGCTTCCGCGATCCGGAGGGGCCGATGGTCCTCCTCTCCGGCGAGTCCGGCGGCGAGGGCCGGAACTTCCAGTTCGCCTGCCAGCTCGTCTGCGCCGACCTGCCCGAGTCGCCGCTCGTGCTGGAGCAGCGCATCGGCCGGCTCGACCGGCTCGGGCAGCACCGGCCCGTCGAGATCCACCTCGTGGTCGAGCCGGGGGAGGAGGCGTTCCTCGCCGACCTCTACGAGAAGGAGATCGGCATCTTCGAGGAGCCGGTGGGCGGCCTCGACGCAGTGCTCGCCTCGCTCCCGGAGGAGCTGGAGGCGCTGCGCCGCAAGCGGACCGACCGCACGCGCGAGGCCTTCCGCAAGGACCTCGCCGAGCGCGTCGCCACCGCCCGCCGGGCGCAGCACGAGGGCGACCCGCTCCTCGACATCCGCTCCGCCGCGCTCCCCGACCTCGCGCGCCTCGTCAAGGGCGCCTTCGGGCGCATGGGCGAGGAGGTCCCGGAGGGCATCGAGGGACCGCGCGTCTCGGGGGAGGCGGTGGAGCAGTCGCTGGTCACGCTCTCGCGCTGGCTCGAGGAGGAGCTCGAGGAGGTCACCACCGACGTCGGCCAGCGGATCGGCATGGAGGTGGACACCGACCAGAACGTCCACCCGTTCGAGGTCGCCTTCACGCTCGGCTCGGGCATGCGCATCGAGGCGCTCCCCGGGATGGAGATGCCGGAGGAGCCCGTCACGTACCTCGGCTCGTACTGGCGAGAGACGGCGGTGGCGCGCGACGAGCTGCAGTGGTTCGCGACCGGGCACAAGCTGGTGGAGGCGCTCGTCGGCCTGGTGCGCGACGGCGACGCCGGCCGCTCCGCCGCGCTGAAGCGGGAGTGGGCGCCGCGCCGCGGCGGCCTGTACGTGCGCTTCGAGCCGCGGCTCGCCTCGAGCGCCGACCTCGCGCCCGGCGCGCGCGTGGCCTCCCGCCAGGCCTCGCGGTACCTGGATCTCTCTCCGGTCTCGGTGCTGGTGGAGCTCGAGCCGGGCCACCGCCACGTCGCGGGCGGCGCGCAGCGCGTCGAGGACGAGATCGAGGGGGTGCAGGACGCGAAGGTCGGTCCCGCCCCCGCCGCGCTCCTGCAGGCCGCCCGTGAGGCCGCCGAGAAGGAGGCCCTCGAGATCCTCGCGCGCCGCCGCGAGGAGGCCCACGAGCTGCTCGCGTTCCACGCCGACTACGAGGAGGAGCGGCTCATCGAGTCCGCCTTCCAGGGCGGCGCGCCGCGCGCCCGCATCGAGGCCGCGCTCCTCGTCCTCCGGCAGCACCGGGAGGTGGTCGGGCGGGCCATCGACAAGGCGAAGCTGGAGCTGGACGCGGCGGCGGTCGTGGTCCCGTAG
- the argE gene encoding acetylornithine deacetylase yields MELVPLLRSLIAIDSTSTRSNLPVLDLLERDARALGFETRRQSWLDASGVEKGNLVCRRGPEAGGGLALVGHSDCVPFDPAWEEALTGAERDGRIYGRGAADTKGFLAAALVAASRSRPARLPLTLLFTADEEIGCLGAKRLLAEGRVHPRHAIVGEPTSLTPVRAHKGYCAVEVVLTGLEGHSAYPEVGASAIHAAGRLFPELEKIGEALRGESDGAFSPPHTTWNVGVIQGGKARNIIAGECRFTYEWRPIPGQDPRKALRLLEDACARLAASSGGRVQVEVTPLRTDAAAVTPAEAEIVRFLQAESGNAATTVPFGTELPEVIGLGAEACVFGPGDIRVAHRTGEYVEVAQLEQAAAILTRAIERFCG; encoded by the coding sequence ATGGAACTCGTCCCGCTCCTCCGGTCCCTCATCGCGATCGACTCCACCTCCACGCGCTCCAACCTGCCGGTGCTCGACCTGCTCGAGCGCGACGCGCGGGCGCTGGGGTTCGAGACCCGCCGCCAGAGCTGGCTCGACGCGAGCGGCGTCGAGAAGGGCAACCTCGTGTGCCGGCGCGGCCCCGAGGCGGGCGGCGGGCTCGCGCTCGTCGGCCACTCGGACTGCGTGCCGTTCGATCCGGCCTGGGAGGAGGCGCTCACGGGCGCGGAGCGCGACGGGCGCATCTACGGGCGCGGCGCGGCCGACACGAAGGGCTTCCTCGCCGCCGCGCTCGTCGCCGCCTCCCGCTCGCGGCCCGCGCGGCTGCCGCTCACGCTCCTCTTCACCGCGGACGAGGAGATCGGCTGCCTCGGCGCGAAGCGGCTCCTCGCCGAGGGTCGCGTCCACCCGCGCCACGCCATCGTGGGCGAGCCGACGTCGCTCACGCCGGTGCGCGCGCACAAGGGCTACTGCGCGGTGGAGGTGGTGCTCACCGGGCTCGAGGGGCACAGCGCCTACCCGGAGGTCGGCGCCTCCGCGATCCACGCGGCAGGGAGGCTCTTCCCGGAGCTCGAGAAGATCGGCGAGGCGCTCCGCGGCGAGTCCGACGGCGCCTTCTCGCCGCCGCACACCACCTGGAACGTGGGCGTCATCCAGGGCGGCAAGGCCCGGAACATCATCGCGGGCGAGTGCCGCTTCACCTACGAGTGGCGGCCCATCCCCGGCCAGGATCCGCGCAAGGCCCTCCGGCTCCTCGAGGACGCGTGCGCGCGGCTCGCCGCGTCGAGCGGCGGGCGGGTGCAGGTGGAGGTCACGCCGCTCCGCACCGACGCCGCGGCGGTCACCCCCGCGGAGGCGGAGATCGTCCGCTTCCTCCAGGCCGAGAGCGGGAACGCCGCGACCACGGTGCCGTTCGGCACCGAGCTCCCCGAGGTCATCGGCCTCGGCGCGGAGGCCTGCGTGTTCGGCCCCGGCGACATCCGCGTGGCGCACCGCACGGGCGAGTACGTGGAGGTCGCGCAGCTCGAGCAGGCGGCGGCCATCCTGACGCGGGCGATCGAGCGGTTCTGCGGGTAG
- a CDS encoding formimidoylglutamate deiminase, whose protein sequence is MPPRAYLPDLLLAGGELRAGAALSVEGGAVVAVGEPLPGAELVPLPRQAILPGLVSAHGHSFQRAIRGRTERRGGGREDFWSWRAAMYEAANLLGPDDLEAVARMAFHELARAGVTCVGEFHYLHRDPAGRPYAEPAELALRVVRAARDVGLRIVLLRAAYARAGHGLAPDPLQRRFVEPSQDAYLAGLDELASALAGDPLVSVGIAPHSVRACPEPWLAALAAEARRRRLPLHVHAAEQPAEVAACRAEHGVSPVALLARAGALHRGTTLVHAIHLDDADVRAIGAAGSTVCACPLTERNLGDGVVPADRLVAAGARLALGADSLVEIDLLGEARALELHLRLVRGERNVLDDPPGTLAARLFGAATTGGMASLGLAGGTLAPGEPADFVALDLDDPSIAGADLSTRAEPVQARARGTEAFLSTVVFAAARTAIRSVHVAGEPVVTGGATAPGRVPAERILADFRGVMARLWGGA, encoded by the coding sequence GTGCCGCCGCGCGCCTACTTGCCCGATCTGCTCCTCGCCGGCGGCGAGCTGCGCGCAGGCGCTGCGCTCTCGGTCGAGGGCGGCGCGGTCGTGGCCGTGGGCGAGCCGCTCCCCGGCGCCGAGCTCGTGCCGCTGCCGCGGCAGGCGATCCTCCCCGGCCTCGTGTCCGCGCACGGGCACTCCTTCCAGCGCGCGATCCGCGGGCGCACCGAGCGGCGCGGCGGCGGCCGCGAGGACTTCTGGAGCTGGCGCGCCGCCATGTACGAGGCGGCGAACCTGCTCGGGCCGGACGACCTCGAGGCGGTCGCGCGGATGGCGTTCCACGAGCTCGCCCGCGCGGGCGTCACCTGTGTCGGCGAGTTCCACTACCTGCACCGCGATCCCGCCGGGCGCCCCTACGCCGAGCCCGCCGAGCTGGCCCTGCGGGTGGTGCGGGCGGCGCGCGACGTGGGGCTGCGGATCGTGCTGCTGCGCGCGGCGTACGCGCGCGCGGGCCATGGGCTCGCGCCCGACCCGCTGCAGCGCCGCTTCGTGGAGCCCTCTCAGGACGCCTACCTCGCCGGCCTCGACGAGCTGGCCTCGGCGCTCGCCGGCGACCCCCTCGTCTCCGTCGGGATCGCGCCGCACAGCGTCCGCGCCTGCCCCGAGCCGTGGCTCGCCGCGCTCGCCGCGGAGGCGCGCCGCCGGCGGCTCCCGCTTCACGTCCACGCCGCCGAGCAGCCCGCGGAGGTGGCCGCCTGCCGCGCCGAGCACGGCGTCTCGCCCGTCGCGCTGCTCGCCCGCGCCGGCGCGCTCCACCGCGGGACGACGCTCGTCCACGCCATCCACCTCGACGACGCCGACGTCCGCGCCATCGGCGCGGCGGGCTCGACGGTGTGCGCCTGCCCGCTCACCGAGCGGAACCTCGGCGACGGGGTGGTCCCCGCCGACCGGCTGGTCGCGGCCGGCGCGCGGCTCGCGCTCGGGGCGGACTCGCTCGTGGAGATCGATCTGCTCGGGGAGGCACGCGCGCTCGAGCTGCACCTTCGGCTCGTGCGCGGGGAGCGGAACGTGCTCGACGATCCCCCCGGCACGCTCGCGGCGCGCCTCTTCGGCGCCGCCACGACGGGCGGCATGGCCTCGCTCGGCCTCGCCGGCGGGACGCTCGCCCCGGGTGAGCCGGCCGACTTCGTCGCGCTCGACCTCGACGACCCGTCGATCGCGGGCGCAGACCTGTCCACTCGTGCCGAGCCCGTCCAAGCACGAGCTCGCGGGACGGAGGCGTTCCTTTCCACGGTGGTGTTCGCGGCCGCGCGCACCGCGATCCGCTCCGTCCACGTCGCCGGCGAGCCGGTGGTGACCGGCGGCGCCACGGCGCCCGGGCGGGTGCCTGCCGAGCGCATCCTCGCGGATTTCCGTGGGGTGATGGCCCGGCTGTGGGGCGGGGCGTGA
- the dapF gene encoding diaminopimelate epimerase, translating into MMHGVPLSFVKYHGLGNDFIVVDGPLMDPDRARRLCDRRRGIGADGVLTVLPPRTSGAAATMHIFNSDGSVAAMCGNGVRCVARHLAETRGLSGALVIDTDSGPKRCVVHRTPAGVPSAVSVEMGPAAVQGDEELRAGGETVRAVRVSMGNPHAVLFDTPTRERASAIGPLLERAVPGGVNVGFARPGPHGIDLVVWERGAGLTDACGTGACAAAVASVRAGAVKAETPVEVRLPGGALEITVGADLVRVTMRGPAARVFAGETDL; encoded by the coding sequence ATGATGCACGGCGTGCCGCTCTCCTTCGTGAAGTACCACGGGCTCGGGAACGACTTCATCGTCGTGGACGGGCCCCTGATGGATCCGGACCGTGCCCGGCGACTGTGCGACCGGCGGCGCGGGATCGGCGCCGACGGCGTGCTCACCGTGCTCCCCCCCAGGACCTCGGGCGCCGCGGCGACCATGCACATCTTCAACTCCGACGGCTCGGTCGCCGCGATGTGCGGCAACGGCGTCCGCTGCGTCGCCCGCCACCTCGCCGAGACGCGCGGCCTCTCGGGCGCGCTCGTCATCGACACGGACTCCGGCCCGAAGCGCTGCGTCGTGCACCGCACCCCGGCCGGCGTCCCCTCGGCCGTGTCCGTGGAGATGGGGCCGGCGGCGGTGCAGGGCGACGAGGAGCTCCGGGCGGGCGGCGAGACGGTGCGCGCGGTGCGCGTGTCGATGGGCAACCCGCACGCGGTGCTGTTCGACACGCCCACCCGCGAGCGCGCGAGCGCGATCGGCCCGCTGCTCGAGCGCGCCGTGCCGGGCGGCGTCAACGTCGGCTTCGCGCGCCCGGGTCCCCATGGCATCGACCTCGTGGTCTGGGAGCGCGGCGCGGGGCTCACCGACGCCTGCGGGACGGGCGCGTGCGCCGCCGCGGTCGCCTCGGTCCGCGCGGGCGCGGTGAAGGCGGAGACGCCCGTCGAGGTGCGGCTCCCCGGCGGCGCGCTGGAGATCACCGTGGGCGCGGATCTCGTCCGCGTCACGATGCGCGGCCCCGCAGCGCGGGTCTTCGCCGGCGAGACGGACCTCTAG
- a CDS encoding response regulator: MATGRILVVDDERLYQELFRDALAGAGHATRTASSAEEALALLADERFELLVTDMVMPGLDGVGLVREAKRRDPDLEVVAVTGREEVRLAVEAMKAGCADFLTKPLEPEELVEIAERALGRVQLRREHSKLVSENLDLTRAQALYRQGLQILSTLDGERLQDVALSVLARVTDAQGAALWTADERGQLQLRAYRGVVDRAALPARIDPAGEEWAEPLRGGAPFQVPFAGAGEGFLVPLVADDEPVGVALLSDRAAGPFGPEEHQAAVTIADFAAIAVKNARRFQAVERVGLRDRETGAYNLAYFVDYAGKEFYKARRYARSFSLVVLSLDNAEQMRKEAGREPYRRAVRDLVAAVARVGRDADILAKVSESEYYVLLPETDHFGALMFLRRAVDEVRREDAIQRVEERCPVLLSMGAATFPKDGEDFDELLHWARARILEQRGSLLRRLHLDDLDPAAFWELADLLLSGSSHLPESTPSARPRADGELLAAVQREAARELARDPRARGMLYVGGPVDAGIAPLVQALPAGDALARAGDPSARVYLLGPRGRDAASVVHPLVTEVYLDGDKRFADHGFVLFLSEHSAYALLTGPGGRVFHTADAPLVDALVAKLQNLYDLQPL, encoded by the coding sequence ATGGCGACCGGCCGGATCCTGGTCGTCGACGACGAGCGGCTCTACCAGGAGCTGTTCCGCGACGCGCTCGCGGGCGCCGGGCACGCCACGCGCACGGCGTCCTCCGCCGAGGAGGCGCTCGCGCTGCTCGCCGACGAGCGCTTCGAGCTGCTCGTCACCGACATGGTCATGCCCGGCCTGGACGGCGTCGGCCTCGTGCGCGAGGCGAAGCGGCGCGATCCGGATCTCGAGGTGGTCGCCGTGACCGGGCGCGAGGAGGTGCGCCTGGCGGTGGAGGCCATGAAGGCCGGCTGCGCCGACTTCCTCACGAAGCCGCTCGAGCCGGAGGAGCTGGTCGAGATCGCGGAGCGCGCGCTCGGAAGGGTCCAGCTGCGCCGCGAGCACTCCAAGCTCGTCAGCGAGAACCTCGACCTCACGCGCGCGCAGGCGCTCTACCGGCAGGGGCTGCAGATCCTCTCCACCCTCGACGGCGAGCGGCTCCAGGACGTGGCGCTCTCCGTGCTCGCGCGCGTCACCGACGCGCAGGGGGCGGCCCTGTGGACCGCCGACGAGCGCGGGCAGCTCCAGCTGCGCGCCTATCGCGGGGTGGTGGATCGCGCCGCGCTGCCCGCCCGCATCGACCCCGCCGGCGAGGAGTGGGCCGAGCCGCTCCGCGGGGGGGCGCCGTTCCAGGTGCCGTTCGCGGGGGCGGGGGAGGGGTTCCTCGTGCCGCTCGTCGCCGACGACGAGCCGGTCGGGGTCGCGCTGCTCTCCGACCGCGCCGCCGGTCCGTTCGGCCCCGAGGAGCACCAGGCCGCCGTCACCATCGCCGACTTCGCCGCCATCGCGGTGAAGAACGCCCGGCGCTTCCAGGCGGTGGAGCGGGTCGGGCTGCGCGACCGCGAGACCGGCGCCTACAACCTCGCCTACTTCGTGGACTACGCGGGCAAGGAGTTCTACAAGGCCCGCCGCTACGCGCGCTCGTTCTCGCTCGTGGTGCTGTCGCTCGACAACGCCGAGCAGATGCGCAAGGAGGCGGGCCGCGAGCCCTACCGGCGCGCGGTGCGCGACCTCGTCGCCGCGGTGGCGCGCGTCGGCCGCGACGCGGACATCCTCGCCAAGGTGTCGGAGAGCGAGTACTACGTGCTGCTCCCCGAGACCGATCACTTCGGCGCCCTCATGTTCCTCCGCCGCGCGGTGGACGAGGTGCGGCGCGAGGACGCCATCCAGCGCGTCGAGGAGCGCTGCCCGGTGCTCCTCTCGATGGGCGCCGCCACCTTCCCGAAGGACGGGGAGGACTTCGACGAGCTGCTCCACTGGGCGCGCGCCCGCATCCTGGAGCAGCGCGGCTCGCTCCTGCGCCGGCTCCACCTCGACGACCTCGACCCCGCCGCCTTCTGGGAGCTCGCGGATCTGTTGCTCTCCGGCTCCTCCCACCTCCCCGAGAGCACCCCCTCGGCCCGCCCGCGCGCCGACGGCGAGCTCCTCGCGGCCGTGCAGCGCGAGGCGGCCCGCGAGCTGGCGCGCGACCCGCGCGCGCGCGGGATGCTCTACGTGGGCGGGCCGGTGGACGCGGGGATCGCGCCGCTGGTGCAGGCGTTGCCGGCCGGCGACGCCCTCGCGCGCGCGGGCGATCCGTCCGCGCGGGTCTACCTGCTCGGCCCGCGCGGGCGCGACGCCGCGTCGGTCGTGCACCCGCTCGTCACCGAGGTCTACCTCGACGGCGACAAGCGCTTCGCCGACCACGGCTTCGTGCTCTTCCTCTCCGAGCACTCCGCCTACGCGCTC